One genomic segment of Clostridium saccharoperbutylacetonicum N1-4(HMT) includes these proteins:
- a CDS encoding transketolase family protein, which translates to MGNKIATREAYGKALVKLSTLNKNVVVLDADLSKSTKTADFKAVSPERFINVGIAESNMMGIAAGLSTCGKIPFASTFAMFAAGRAFEQIRNSICYPKLNVKICATHAGLTVGEDGATHQSVEDISLMRSIPNMTIINPADAVETEAAILAVAEYNGPCYVRLGRLAVSIINDAQSYKFEIGKGITLADGNDVTIVATGMMVELALEAKDILSKEGINARVINIHTIKPIDIELLIKAAKETKAMVTVEEHSVIGGLGSAVAEVVTEECPIPVLKVGIKDTFGESGKPNELLKVYGLTTEAIVEHSKKAVSLKK; encoded by the coding sequence ATGGGAAATAAAATAGCAACTAGAGAAGCTTACGGGAAAGCATTAGTAAAGCTTTCAACTTTAAATAAAAATGTTGTGGTACTTGATGCAGATTTATCAAAATCCACTAAAACTGCAGATTTTAAGGCTGTTTCACCAGAAAGATTTATAAATGTTGGGATTGCAGAGTCTAATATGATGGGAATTGCTGCAGGTCTTTCAACTTGCGGAAAAATTCCATTTGCAAGTACTTTTGCAATGTTTGCAGCTGGAAGGGCATTTGAACAAATTAGAAACTCAATATGCTATCCTAAATTAAATGTGAAAATTTGTGCAACTCATGCTGGTTTGACAGTTGGTGAAGATGGAGCTACTCATCAATCAGTTGAAGATATATCATTAATGAGAAGTATTCCAAATATGACAATAATAAACCCAGCTGATGCAGTAGAAACAGAAGCAGCAATATTAGCAGTAGCAGAATATAATGGTCCGTGCTATGTAAGATTAGGAAGATTAGCAGTAAGTATTATAAATGATGCACAAAGCTATAAATTCGAAATTGGAAAAGGAATAACTTTAGCCGATGGTAATGATGTTACTATAGTAGCAACTGGAATGATGGTGGAATTAGCCTTAGAGGCAAAAGATATCTTGTCAAAAGAAGGAATTAATGCTAGAGTAATAAATATACATACAATAAAACCGATCGATATAGAACTATTAATTAAAGCGGCTAAGGAAACTAAGGCAATGGTTACTGTTGAAGAGCATAGTGTAATCGGTGGTTTAGGTTCAGCTGTTGCTGAGGTTGTGACAGAAGAATGTCCAATTCCAGTATTAAAAGTTGGAATAAAAGATACTTTTGGTGAAAGTGGTAAGCCAAATGAACTTTTAAAAGTTTATGGTTTAACAACAGAAGCAATAGTAGAGCATAGTAAGAAAGCTGTTTCATTAAAGAAATAA
- a CDS encoding bifunctional ADP-dependent NAD(P)H-hydrate dehydratase/NAD(P)H-hydrate epimerase has translation MIEIFSAEKCREMDSKSINEIGIPSIVLMENAAIQLLRVLRDKGESFLILCGKGNNGGDALALSRHLILEGKKVKVCIISGNQNYSNDFRTNFNIIEKLIDKKELLFIQSEEDIDENFIDDLNNYDVVVDGIFGVGLNNELTGMFKKVIEKVNMYGKFIAAIDVPSGLDSNFGIERGASIRAHVTYTFEVIKRGFLKYKAINYVGKIKILKIGIPEQVKKINTENTYILEEKEYKFLLPKREVFGHKGDYGRALVFAGRSGFTGAAFITTECTVRAGAGLTTLICDKDIQGILANRLVEAMTSNFDSNIIELIKSANSIALGPGFGIGERQEEILKQVIDNSNCPIVIDADGITLLGKNKKLLKNLKNRAIITPHPGELARFLEITVEEVEDNRSEIAKEVANKYGIVVLLKGYNTVISNGKEIYINSTGNSKMASGGMGDALTGIINAFISQGVNIENAALFGAYIHGKIADRLGEQVYIINARDIINELPIEINNILVN, from the coding sequence ATGATTGAAATTTTTTCTGCAGAGAAGTGTAGAGAAATGGATAGCAAGAGTATTAATGAAATTGGCATTCCGAGTATTGTCTTGATGGAAAATGCAGCAATACAATTATTAAGGGTATTGAGAGATAAAGGAGAATCTTTTTTAATATTATGTGGAAAAGGAAATAATGGTGGTGATGCATTAGCATTATCTAGACATCTAATATTAGAAGGAAAGAAAGTAAAAGTCTGCATAATAAGTGGAAATCAAAATTACAGCAATGATTTTAGGACTAATTTTAATATTATAGAGAAGTTAATTGATAAGAAGGAGCTATTGTTTATTCAGTCAGAAGAAGATATAGATGAAAATTTTATTGATGACTTGAATAATTATGATGTAGTAGTTGATGGGATTTTTGGGGTTGGACTCAACAATGAACTAACAGGCATGTTTAAGAAGGTAATAGAAAAGGTAAATATGTATGGAAAATTTATTGCAGCAATAGATGTTCCATCAGGGTTGGATTCTAATTTCGGAATTGAAAGGGGAGCTTCCATTAGGGCTCATGTAACCTATACATTTGAAGTTATTAAAAGAGGTTTCCTAAAATATAAAGCAATTAATTATGTGGGAAAAATAAAGATATTAAAAATTGGAATACCAGAACAGGTGAAAAAAATAAATACTGAAAATACGTATATTCTAGAAGAAAAAGAATATAAATTTTTACTTCCAAAGCGAGAAGTATTTGGACATAAGGGTGATTATGGTAGAGCTTTGGTTTTCGCGGGAAGATCAGGTTTTACAGGTGCAGCATTTATTACTACAGAATGTACAGTTAGAGCAGGGGCTGGATTAACAACATTAATATGTGATAAAGATATTCAAGGAATATTAGCAAACAGACTAGTAGAGGCTATGACATCAAATTTTGATAGCAATATAATAGAACTTATAAAAAGTGCAAATTCTATTGCACTAGGGCCTGGATTTGGAATTGGAGAAAGACAAGAAGAAATATTAAAGCAGGTGATTGATAATAGCAACTGCCCAATTGTTATTGATGCAGACGGGATAACTTTATTAGGAAAAAACAAGAAACTGCTTAAAAATCTAAAGAATAGAGCAATTATAACCCCTCATCCAGGAGAATTAGCAAGATTTTTAGAAATAACTGTTGAGGAGGTTGAGGATAACCGAAGTGAAATTGCTAAGGAAGTTGCTAATAAATATGGAATAGTAGTATTGCTAAAGGGTTACAATACTGTGATTTCAAATGGTAAAGAAATTTATATAAATTCAACTGGAAATAGTAAGATGGCATCTGGTGGAATGGGAGATGCATTAACAGGAATAATAAATGCATTTATTTCTCAAGGTGTTAATATAGAGAATGCAGCACTTTTTGGTGCATATATACATGGTAAAATAGCTGATAGATTAGGCGAGCAGGTTTACATAATAAATGCGAGAGATATTATAAATGAATTACCAATAGAAATTAATAATATATTGGTTAATTGA
- the uvrB gene encoding excinuclease ABC subunit UvrB produces the protein MGEFKIQSKFKPTGDQPQAIDKLVNSLNNKHRGQTLLGVTGSGKTFTMANVIERVQRPTLILAHNKTLAAQLCSEFKEFFPDNIVEYFVSYYDYYQPEAYVPQTDTFIEKDASINDEIDKLRHSATSALFERRDVIIVASVSCIYGLGNPDEYKKLTISLRTGMEKERNEVIKELIEIQYERNDIDFSRGTFRVRGDSLDIIPASYSNKGIRIEFFGDEIDRIREFDVLTGTIIGERNHVAITPASHFATSRETIDKSIGRIEEELEERLRELNAQDKLLEAQRLRQRTNYDIEMIKEMGYCSGIENYSRILDGRAGGTPPKTLIDYFPEDFLMFIDESHVTLPQVRAMYAGDRSRKNTLVDYGFRLPCAYDNRPLKFEEFQEKINQVVFVSATPSAYEIDNSEEIAEQIIRPTGLLDPEIVIKPIKGQIDDLYGEINKTVERGFRILITTLTKRMSEDLTKYLTELGVKTTYMHSDIDTIERMKIIRDLRLGEYDVLVGINLLREGLDIPEVALVAILDADKEGFLRSETSLIQTIGRAARNSESKVIMYADNITKSMDKAMKETERRRAIQKEYNDKNGIVPTTIIKEVREVIEATKIAEEVEEYKVDNKKKLNKKEKDKLIKQLTEEMLLAAKNLQFERAAELRDIINELKA, from the coding sequence TTGGGAGAATTTAAAATACAGTCTAAATTTAAACCAACAGGAGATCAGCCACAGGCTATTGATAAGTTGGTTAACTCATTAAACAATAAACATAGAGGTCAGACATTGCTTGGAGTAACTGGATCGGGAAAAACATTTACTATGGCAAATGTAATAGAACGAGTTCAAAGACCTACTTTGATTTTAGCTCATAATAAGACTCTAGCAGCACAATTATGTTCGGAATTTAAAGAATTTTTTCCTGATAATATAGTTGAATATTTTGTTTCATATTATGATTATTATCAACCAGAAGCATATGTGCCTCAAACAGATACGTTTATTGAAAAAGATGCATCTATAAATGATGAAATTGATAAATTAAGACACTCAGCCACATCAGCACTTTTCGAAAGAAGGGATGTAATTATTGTAGCATCTGTTTCTTGTATATATGGATTAGGTAATCCAGATGAATATAAGAAATTAACCATAAGTCTTAGGACTGGAATGGAAAAAGAGAGAAATGAAGTTATTAAAGAATTAATTGAAATTCAATATGAGAGAAATGATATAGACTTTTCTAGAGGAACCTTTAGAGTTAGAGGAGATTCTTTAGATATAATTCCTGCATCCTATTCAAATAAAGGTATCAGAATCGAGTTCTTTGGGGATGAAATTGATAGAATAAGAGAATTTGATGTTTTAACTGGGACAATTATCGGAGAAAGAAATCATGTTGCTATAACTCCTGCCTCCCATTTTGCTACTTCAAGGGAAACTATCGATAAATCTATTGGTAGAATTGAAGAGGAATTAGAAGAAAGATTAAGGGAACTTAATGCTCAAGATAAGCTTTTAGAAGCACAAAGATTAAGGCAAAGGACAAACTATGACATTGAAATGATTAAAGAAATGGGATATTGTAGTGGAATTGAAAATTATTCTAGAATATTAGATGGTAGAGCGGGTGGAACTCCGCCTAAGACACTAATAGATTATTTTCCAGAAGACTTTTTAATGTTTATTGATGAAAGTCATGTAACTTTACCACAAGTTCGAGCAATGTATGCAGGAGACAGGTCTAGAAAGAATACATTAGTTGATTATGGATTTAGACTTCCGTGTGCATATGATAATCGACCTTTAAAATTTGAAGAATTTCAAGAGAAAATTAATCAAGTGGTTTTTGTAAGTGCAACTCCATCTGCCTATGAAATAGATAATTCAGAAGAAATTGCAGAACAAATTATAAGACCAACAGGATTATTGGATCCAGAAATAGTTATAAAACCAATAAAAGGTCAAATTGACGACTTGTATGGAGAAATTAATAAAACTGTAGAACGTGGATTTAGGATTTTAATAACAACTCTGACTAAGCGTATGTCAGAAGATTTAACTAAATATTTGACAGAGCTTGGTGTAAAAACTACTTATATGCATTCTGATATTGATACTATTGAAAGAATGAAAATTATAAGAGATTTGAGACTTGGAGAATATGATGTATTAGTTGGAATCAATCTTTTAAGAGAAGGGTTGGATATACCAGAGGTTGCTTTAGTTGCAATTTTAGATGCTGATAAAGAAGGCTTCTTAAGATCAGAAACTTCATTGATTCAAACAATAGGTAGGGCAGCAAGAAATTCTGAGAGTAAAGTTATAATGTATGCAGATAATATAACTAAATCTATGGATAAGGCTATGAAAGAAACAGAAAGAAGAAGAGCAATACAAAAGGAATATAATGATAAAAATGGAATTGTTCCAACTACAATAATTAAAGAGGTAAGAGAAGTAATAGAGGCAACAAAAATTGCTGAAGAAGTTGAAGAATATAAAGTTGATAATAAGAAGAAACTTAATAAAAAAGAAAAAGATAAGTTGATTAAACAACTTACAGAAGAAATGCTTTTAGCAGCTAAAAATCTTCAATTTGAAAGAGCAGCAGAGCTTAGAGATATAATAAATGAGTTGAAAGCTTAG
- the ftsE gene encoding cell division ATP-binding protein FtsE — translation MIQFRGISKIYDNNVKALSDVNVEIEAGEFVFLVGPSGSGKSTFIKMILKEVEPTNGKIIVGEKDLSTITRKQIPYYRRKIGMVFQDFRLIQTLNVYENVAFAMRVVEASPKEIRRRVPMVLSLVGLSHKYKMFPNELSGGEQQRVSLARALVNNPTVLIADEPTGNLDPDTAREIMSLLEDINKAGTTILMATHAKEIVDYMKKRVIAIEKGEIVRDEKRGKYEDEN, via the coding sequence ATGATTCAATTTAGAGGGATATCTAAAATTTACGATAATAATGTAAAAGCTTTATCAGATGTTAATGTTGAAATAGAAGCAGGGGAATTTGTATTTTTAGTTGGGCCAAGTGGATCTGGAAAATCCACATTTATAAAAATGATTTTAAAAGAAGTTGAACCTACAAATGGAAAAATAATTGTTGGAGAGAAAGATTTATCAACAATTACTAGGAAACAAATTCCATATTATAGAAGAAAAATAGGAATGGTATTCCAAGATTTTAGATTAATACAAACTCTTAATGTATATGAAAATGTTGCATTTGCTATGAGAGTAGTTGAGGCGTCTCCAAAAGAAATTAGAAGACGGGTTCCAATGGTATTATCTTTAGTTGGATTATCTCATAAGTATAAAATGTTTCCGAATGAGTTGTCAGGAGGAGAACAACAAAGAGTTTCTTTAGCAAGAGCATTAGTGAACAATCCAACAGTTTTAATTGCGGACGAACCTACTGGTAATTTAGATCCAGATACAGCGAGAGAAATAATGTCATTATTAGAAGATATAAACAAAGCTGGTACAACTATCTTAATGGCTACTCATGCTAAGGAAATTGTTGATTATATGAAAAAAAGAGTTATAGCTATTGAAAAAGGAGAAATAGTAAGAGACGAGAAAAGAGGTAAGTACGAAGATGAAAATTAA
- a CDS encoding type II toxin-antitoxin system PemK/MazF family toxin — protein sequence MANIVVKRGEIFYADLSPVIGSEQGGIRPVIIIQNDIGNRYSPTVIVAAITSQINKAKLPIHVEISSEEYGLNRDSVVLLEQIRTLDKRRLKEKIGHMTEADMKKVDRALAVSLNLN from the coding sequence ATGGCAAACATTGTGGTAAAAAGAGGGGAAATTTTCTATGCTGATTTAAGTCCAGTTATAGGATCTGAGCAGGGTGGAATAAGACCTGTAATTATTATACAAAATGATATTGGAAATAGATATAGTCCTACAGTTATTGTTGCAGCAATAACATCTCAGATTAATAAAGCTAAACTTCCTATTCATGTTGAAATTTCATCAGAGGAATATGGATTAAATAGAGACTCAGTTGTTCTATTAGAACAAATAAGGACACTGGATAAAAGAAGGCTAAAAGAAAAAATTGGACATATGACTGAAGCAGACATGAAGAAGGTTGATAGGGCATTAGCTGTTAGTTTAAATTTAAATTAA
- a CDS encoding S41 family peptidase, with protein MKESKRYIFANKKERRKLGLIPVTLFLVVIMLAAFLSGNYIATKGIFLVNMPSQDVVSAAKQINDKSKYSALFTVRDTLLEKYDGEIDDNKLLVGAIKGMTNSLGDPYTVFKTPEEFQALIKESNGNVTHIGITVAAKDQQLVVVETVKGGPADKAGIIANDVIEKVNDVEVSGNDIDKAVALISTSNDTGVKLTIKRANAGEIEIKLVGDTVKTEPVIGNMLNESIGYIRIKTFNDENTADNFKNTIDQLKSQGMKGLILDLRENPGGLLSQAVKVASQFIPKDKIITYTIDKYDNRYDSLSIGGDAEGMPLVLLVNKNSASASEVVTGALRDYKAATLVGKTTFGKGITQLPIQLKDNIGGLKVTISKYYTPNGENIHNIGIKPDFEVETAVGIDETGYDKNTDEQLKTAIQKIEEKLQ; from the coding sequence GTGAAGGAATCAAAAAGATATATATTTGCAAACAAAAAAGAAAGAAGAAAATTAGGATTAATTCCAGTAACACTTTTTTTAGTAGTAATAATGTTAGCTGCATTTTTATCAGGAAACTATATAGCAACTAAAGGCATATTTTTAGTGAATATGCCATCTCAAGATGTTGTGAGTGCTGCAAAGCAAATTAATGATAAAAGCAAGTATTCAGCACTTTTTACAGTTAGAGATACTCTTTTGGAGAAGTATGATGGAGAAATTGATGATAATAAATTACTCGTAGGTGCAATTAAAGGAATGACAAATTCATTAGGAGATCCATATACAGTATTTAAAACTCCTGAAGAATTTCAAGCATTAATTAAAGAAAGTAATGGAAATGTAACACATATAGGTATTACTGTAGCTGCAAAAGATCAACAACTAGTAGTTGTAGAAACTGTCAAGGGTGGACCAGCAGATAAAGCAGGAATAATTGCAAATGATGTGATTGAAAAAGTCAATGATGTTGAAGTGTCAGGGAATGATATTGATAAGGCGGTTGCTTTAATTTCTACCTCTAATGATACTGGTGTAAAATTGACAATCAAAAGAGCTAATGCTGGAGAAATTGAGATAAAATTAGTAGGTGATACAGTAAAAACTGAACCAGTAATAGGAAATATGTTAAATGAATCAATAGGATATATAAGAATAAAGACTTTTAATGATGAAAATACAGCTGACAATTTCAAAAATACTATTGATCAGTTGAAAAGTCAGGGAATGAAAGGCTTAATATTAGATTTGAGAGAAAATCCTGGTGGTTTATTATCACAAGCAGTAAAGGTTGCATCGCAGTTTATTCCAAAGGATAAAATAATAACTTATACAATTGATAAATATGATAATAGGTATGATTCTTTGTCAATTGGAGGTGATGCAGAAGGAATGCCACTAGTGCTATTGGTTAATAAAAATAGTGCAAGTGCATCTGAAGTTGTAACAGGAGCACTTAGGGATTATAAGGCTGCAACATTGGTAGGAAAGACTACATTTGGAAAAGGGATAACTCAATTACCAATTCAGCTTAAAGATAACATTGGCGGCCTTAAAGTGACGATTTCAAAGTATTATACACCCAATGGTGAAAATATTCATAATATAGGAATTAAACCTGATTTCGAAGTCGAAACGGCTGTGGGTATAGATGAAACCGGATATGATAAAAATACAGATGAACAATTGAAAACAGCGATTCAAAAAATAGAGGAAAAATTGCAGTAG
- a CDS encoding transketolase: protein MNKDYKLEEVSKLIRKDIVYMLTESASGHPGGSLSIADIMTVLFFKEMNIDVNKINDPDRDRFVLSKGHAAPALYSVLARKGYFPVEELATLRKTGSRLQGHPNMNDLPGIDMSTGSLGQGISAAVGMALAGKLDKKDYRVYAILGDGELEEGQVWEASMSAAHYKLDNLTAFIDNNGLQIDGNIEDVMNPGPIDKKFEAFGWNVLTINGHDYDEIINAISKAKEVKGKPTAIICNTIKGKGVSFMENQASWHGAAPSKEQCEQALQEIGGAN from the coding sequence ATGAATAAAGATTACAAACTTGAAGAAGTATCAAAGTTAATTAGAAAAGATATAGTTTATATGCTTACTGAGTCGGCATCGGGCCATCCAGGAGGATCTTTATCAATAGCAGATATTATGACTGTATTATTCTTTAAGGAAATGAATATAGATGTGAACAAAATTAATGATCCTGATAGAGATAGATTTGTTTTATCAAAAGGCCATGCTGCACCTGCATTATATAGTGTATTGGCAAGAAAAGGATATTTTCCAGTAGAAGAATTAGCTACATTAAGAAAAACTGGTTCAAGATTACAAGGACATCCTAATATGAATGATTTACCAGGAATTGACATGTCAACAGGTTCTTTAGGTCAAGGGATTTCTGCAGCAGTAGGAATGGCACTAGCAGGAAAACTTGATAAAAAGGATTATAGAGTATATGCAATTTTAGGTGATGGAGAACTTGAAGAAGGTCAGGTTTGGGAAGCATCAATGTCAGCTGCTCACTATAAATTAGATAACTTAACTGCATTTATAGATAATAACGGATTACAAATAGATGGAAATATAGAAGATGTTATGAATCCAGGACCAATAGATAAAAAATTTGAAGCCTTTGGTTGGAATGTTTTAACTATTAATGGTCATGATTATGATGAAATCATTAATGCAATTTCAAAAGCAAAGGAAGTTAAGGGAAAACCAACAGCGATTATATGTAACACAATAAAAGGAAAAGGTGTTTCGTTTATGGAAAATCAAGCAAGTTGGCATGGAGCGGCTCCAAGCAAAGAGCAATGTGAGCAGGCATTACAAGAGATTGGAGGAGCAAACTAA
- the ftsX gene encoding permease-like cell division protein FtsX, whose translation MKINTITHFIKDAFISLKRNKTISIASVITVLITFFVLGIFLLIANNINNGINTVQNKVELKVYLKDDIKLIDQREIEIKLRKIEGVKDIVYQSKDDEFRNFQNTTNNNEGLLKGYTLQNNPFNASYTVKLEAPEYASNVSEGIKDFQGVESIENQQALVDKIVGVVKGIRIVGFGLFVILVGVSLFLIMNTTKLTVYSRRREVGIMKFVGATDWFIRWPFVIEGMVIGLVGAMLACGALFFAYNGLINWASSQLAYISLVPTAYILASLSWQFALGGIVVGGVASIIALRKFLEV comes from the coding sequence ATGAAAATTAATACTATTACGCATTTTATTAAGGATGCATTTATAAGTTTGAAAAGAAATAAAACTATCAGCATTGCTTCAGTAATTACTGTTCTTATAACTTTTTTTGTTCTAGGAATATTTTTATTGATAGCTAACAATATAAATAATGGAATTAATACAGTTCAAAATAAAGTAGAACTAAAGGTATATTTAAAAGATGATATAAAGCTTATTGATCAAAGAGAAATTGAAATTAAATTAAGAAAAATTGAAGGCGTAAAAGATATAGTTTATCAATCTAAGGATGATGAATTTAGGAATTTCCAAAATACCACAAATAATAATGAAGGATTATTAAAGGGATATACACTTCAAAATAATCCATTTAATGCATCATATACAGTAAAATTAGAAGCACCAGAATATGCTTCGAATGTAAGTGAAGGAATAAAGGATTTTCAAGGAGTTGAAAGTATTGAAAATCAACAAGCCTTAGTAGATAAAATTGTTGGTGTAGTAAAAGGAATAAGAATAGTTGGATTTGGATTATTTGTAATATTAGTAGGAGTTTCGCTTTTCTTGATAATGAATACAACAAAGTTAACTGTATACTCAAGAAGAAGAGAAGTTGGAATTATGAAATTTGTAGGGGCTACGGATTGGTTTATTAGATGGCCATTTGTTATAGAAGGTATGGTAATTGGATTAGTAGGAGCAATGTTAGCATGTGGAGCATTATTTTTTGCATACAACGGTTTAATTAATTGGGCTTCTTCACAATTGGCCTATATAAGTCTTGTACCAACAGCTTACATATTGGCATCTTTATCATGGCAATTTGCACTTGGTGGAATTGTTGTTGGTGGAGTTGCAAGTATAATTGCATTAAGAAAATTTTTAGAGGTATAA
- a CDS encoding YitT family protein, whose translation MKNSVLKEYSIITLGIILVAFAIEYFYAPNNIAAGGVTGIAIILNAVFPNLSIGVVTLVLNVVLFVVAFMFIDGKFGIKTIYASLGLSLIIWGIEKFLNPFAITNDLMIATIFGALISAVGMALVFNENASTGGTDILAKILNVFFHLDIGKSLLAVDFLITLASIFVFGVNVALYSMLSIILLGIIVDRLIEGFNVCKSVFIISKNSYEISKYIIDTLERGCTFLSGVGAYTGKDINVLYAVISRNEFIKLKKFIKETDPEAFITVGEVHEVLGEGFNDIRQY comes from the coding sequence ATGAAAAATTCAGTATTAAAAGAATACAGTATAATAACACTAGGGATAATATTGGTTGCATTTGCAATAGAGTACTTTTATGCTCCTAATAATATCGCTGCTGGTGGAGTTACAGGAATAGCAATCATTTTAAATGCAGTTTTTCCTAACCTATCAATAGGAGTAGTTACTTTAGTTCTTAATGTTGTCTTGTTTGTAGTTGCATTTATGTTTATAGATGGAAAATTTGGAATAAAAACAATTTATGCCAGTTTGGGATTGTCGTTAATAATATGGGGAATTGAAAAGTTTTTGAATCCATTTGCAATTACTAATGATTTAATGATAGCCACTATTTTTGGTGCATTAATTTCAGCCGTTGGAATGGCGCTTGTATTTAACGAAAATGCATCAACTGGAGGAACTGATATTTTAGCTAAAATATTAAATGTGTTTTTTCATTTAGATATTGGAAAATCTTTGTTAGCTGTTGATTTTTTAATAACTCTTGCAAGTATATTTGTATTTGGAGTTAATGTGGCTTTATATTCTATGCTAAGTATAATATTACTTGGAATAATTGTAGACAGGTTAATTGAAGGATTTAATGTTTGTAAAAGTGTATTTATTATTAGTAAAAATAGTTATGAAATAAGCAAATATATTATTGATACCTTAGAACGTGGATGCACATTTTTAAGTGGAGTAGGAGCATATACTGGAAAAGATATTAATGTCCTTTATGCAGTTATTAGTCGAAATGAATTTATAAAATTGAAAAAGTTTATTAAAGAAACTGATCCAGAAGCCTTTATAACAGTTGGAGAAGTACATGAGGTATTGGGAGAAGGATTTAATGATATAAGACAATACTAA
- the acpS gene encoding holo-ACP synthase yields the protein MIIGIGTDIIEIGRIEKVISRTRSFIERSFTTKEIEYFSLHGFKGNVIAGNFAAKEAISKALGTGFRGFGLKDIEVLRDELGKPIVYLNDNINKIVDIKKVNIHVSISHSKENAIAYAVMEVI from the coding sequence ATGATTATAGGTATTGGCACAGATATAATTGAGATTGGCAGAATTGAAAAAGTAATAAGTAGAACTAGAAGCTTTATTGAAAGATCATTTACTACAAAGGAAATCGAGTATTTTAGTTTACATGGATTTAAGGGAAATGTAATAGCAGGAAATTTTGCGGCTAAAGAAGCAATAAGTAAAGCTTTAGGAACTGGATTTAGAGGATTTGGGTTAAAAGATATTGAAGTGTTGAGAGATGAACTTGGAAAACCTATTGTATATTTAAATGATAACATTAATAAAATAGTGGATATAAAAAAAGTAAATATCCATGTTAGCATTTCGCATAGTAAAGAAAATGCAATAGCATATGCAGTTATGGAGGTAATATAA
- a CDS encoding germination lipoprotein GerS-related protein, translating to MNLRSNLFDKKMIIGILVLIPILVIVLVIIGRNLIIPSNEDIINQLKHEKYYSSKVHYLFKNSKSQFEENTTQYYSFDKGLRIEFLDGYKRVKVYKGGEIKVEKDGDEDYTLDKDIDKIYPLAFLQNILSNYQEGDAEEVKEEWGSGLYLKVNIDYKNMNKHLDKAELYIDKNKKVPVLLKILDDNNKERVIITYKDFKIEKTLSNDLF from the coding sequence ATGAACTTGAGAAGTAACTTATTTGATAAAAAGATGATAATTGGAATATTGGTATTAATTCCAATATTAGTGATTGTGTTAGTCATTATAGGCAGGAATTTAATTATTCCGTCAAATGAAGATATAATAAATCAATTAAAGCATGAAAAATACTATAGCAGTAAAGTCCATTATTTATTTAAAAATTCAAAATCACAATTTGAGGAAAACACAACTCAGTATTATAGCTTTGATAAAGGGTTAAGAATAGAATTTTTAGATGGCTATAAACGGGTTAAAGTATATAAAGGCGGAGAAATAAAGGTGGAAAAAGATGGTGACGAAGATTATACTCTTGATAAAGATATAGATAAAATTTATCCATTAGCATTTTTACAAAACATTTTATCTAATTATCAGGAAGGTGATGCAGAAGAAGTTAAGGAAGAATGGGGATCAGGACTTTATTTGAAAGTAAATATAGACTATAAGAATATGAATAAACACTTAGATAAAGCTGAACTTTATATAGATAAAAATAAAAAGGTTCCAGTTTTATTAAAGATTTTGGATGATAATAATAAAGAAAGAGTAATAATAACTTATAAGGATTTTAAGATTGAGAAAACTTTAAGTAATGATTTATTTTAG